TTAAGCAGCACGCCCTTTGGCACGCCTGTCGTCCCGGATGTGTAGAGAATCACGCAAGTACGGTCGGCAGATGAATAGCGAGGTGCGATTGGCTCCAAACCCGAGGCATTGTCCAGAAAGCCTCCCTTGCCGGTCACACCAAGGCTTTCGACCTCGAAGCTACTACCGGCTTCGGCAAATTCCGCATCGTACAGCAATAGCGTCGGTTCGCAGTCGGCAAGAATCAGCGAAATTTCTCGGGCGCTCAAGCGCCAGTTCAATGGCACGAAGATCGCACCGATCCGCTGGCAGGCAAAACAAACCGCGAATTGGGCAGTGGAATTGCGTCCGAGATAGGCAATACGGGCTGGGCTGTCCTGCCCCGTCCCTGCCCTTGCGATCACATCGTCAAGAGCAGCGGCGCATCGCCCGATCAGCGTATCGAATTCAGAAAATGTCAATGATTGACCGGTTGCCAGCTCCATGACGGCTGGCCGATCTGGACCGCTATTGGCGCGGAAACGGACCGGATCCTCCGCTACCATGCCAGCAAACGCCGAAGTTTCACGCAAACCTGCGCTACCATAGTACGACATATATCCTCCCTGGCCAGTTCTCCCGACGGCCATTTAGTATGTATTACATATTATATTATCTTTCTCGAGGCACAAGTGAAATCTGCGGGATGCACAGGTCAAATATGGCGCTTTGCCTTTTGGGCTTATGGGTTTATCACCGGATAGAGCCGTATCTTATCAGGCTGGAGATGCTACACATCCTCAACCTGAAGGCATTATCGAACATGGATTGAGCGCATGGACGGACCGGAACAGCCGACTGACGATTTCGAAACCCCGGAATTTTCCGGAACTGTGGCCTTCGGCGACCTGGAAAAAGTTCTTGGCTTTCATTTGCGGTTGGCCAATGTGGCGGTGTTCCAGGATTTTCAGGCGACCATGTCGGGGCTGGCTTTAACCCCGAAGCAATTTGCCGTGCTGGAATTGATCGACAACAATGCTGGGGCCAGCCAGATCGATTTTGCCCAAAGCCTGCGCATGGACAAGGCGACCATGATGGCGCTGATCAACAAGCTTGAAGGCCGGGGCGCCGTCGAGCGCCGACCTTCCCTGGTGGATCGCCGGCGCCAGGAACTCTTCGTAACCGAGGAAGGCCAGCGTGTTCTGGCAGCGGCGAAAGAGCTTCGCCATGGCCATGAAGCCCGTTTTACCGAGCGATTTTCGAAAGACGAGCTTGCCCAACTGCTGTCTTTTCTGCGGCGCATCTATCAGGATGGTCGCGCCCTGCCCAAGCCATCCATGACGCCACAGACCTGATCATGATGGGTTTGATA
The nucleotide sequence above comes from Agrobacterium vitis. Encoded proteins:
- a CDS encoding MarR family winged helix-turn-helix transcriptional regulator, which gives rise to MDGPEQPTDDFETPEFSGTVAFGDLEKVLGFHLRLANVAVFQDFQATMSGLALTPKQFAVLELIDNNAGASQIDFAQSLRMDKATMMALINKLEGRGAVERRPSLVDRRRQELFVTEEGQRVLAAAKELRHGHEARFTERFSKDELAQLLSFLRRIYQDGRALPKPSMTPQT